One segment of Streptomyces sp. NBC_01463 DNA contains the following:
- a CDS encoding alpha/beta fold hydrolase produces MPYSPWLRAPAAPGSGVRLVCFPHAGGAASFFRDWAQRLGPAAEVYAVRYPGREDRIGEPLARTMEELTVPLADALAPLFDRPVVFFGHSMGASVAYETALRLADRGAGTPAALLASGRAAPHRLVPTGLADRDDVALISDVRSRGGPLAEALDHPDLLELVLPAIRADYRLLDDYAPRARLRTLDTAVTAYYGEHDPHVSPDSVRAWSGVSPDRFTSRGFDGDHFYLVPHAAALADDVSGRLTSVTPHPHLERTC; encoded by the coding sequence GTGCCGTACTCTCCCTGGCTGCGCGCGCCCGCCGCCCCCGGCTCCGGGGTCCGTCTCGTGTGCTTCCCGCACGCCGGTGGCGCCGCCAGCTTCTTCCGGGACTGGGCGCAGCGGCTCGGCCCGGCGGCCGAGGTGTACGCGGTCCGCTATCCCGGCCGTGAGGACCGGATCGGTGAACCGCTCGCCCGCACCATGGAGGAGCTCACCGTCCCGCTCGCGGACGCCCTCGCGCCACTGTTCGACCGGCCGGTGGTGTTCTTCGGGCACAGCATGGGCGCGTCCGTCGCCTACGAGACGGCGCTGCGCCTGGCCGACCGCGGGGCCGGCACCCCGGCCGCGCTGCTGGCCTCCGGACGCGCCGCGCCGCACCGGCTCGTCCCGACCGGTCTCGCCGACCGGGACGACGTCGCGCTGATCTCCGATGTGCGCAGCCGGGGCGGGCCCCTGGCCGAGGCGCTGGACCACCCCGATCTGCTGGAACTCGTCCTGCCCGCCATCCGGGCCGACTACCGGCTGCTGGACGACTACGCCCCGAGGGCCCGGCTCCGCACCCTCGACACCGCGGTGACCGCGTACTACGGCGAGCACGACCCCCATGTCAGCCCTGATTCCGTACGGGCCTGGTCCGGTGTGAGCCCGGACCGGTTCACCTCGCGCGGATTCGACGGCGACCACTTCTACCTCGTGCCGCACGCCGCCGCCCTGGCCGACGACGTGTCCGGCCGGCTGACCTCTGTGACACCCCACCCCCACCTGGAAAGGACCTGTTGA
- a CDS encoding amino acid adenylation domain-containing protein translates to MARLGGQARRTPDRMAVTGAGISWSYREFDRSTDRLADRLRALEVTGGDTVAVYARRTPHLALALLGIAKSGAAFTVLDAAHPRERLSRYAALARPRAWIACDGDGVPEDLAAGVPVLNADDCVQDDAGTAPGPRPPLTGAGPAYLAFTSGTTGEPRAVLGDWAPLEHFLDWYTSRFDLGEDDRFAALSGLGHDPLLRDVFAPLWAGAALVFPESEVREAGRIAHWLGRAGITVAHLTPGLGDVLADEAPEGGWPALRLAGFGGEALGWTTADTWAALAPNARVLNMYGTTETPQAVSVLVAREPGRAPAASARHGALVPLGPGIDGVRLRRSPDGELTVHTPYLARYADDSDPAGFAGAYGTGDLVRALPDGTFGYEGRRDDQVKILGFRVEPAEIESVLLRAPGVARAAAVVRDGAVTGYVVPVRDADLVPDTVVRFAAAHLPPYSAPARVLVLNALPMTGNNKIDRAALPVPSGGDGTGRAPRTVREDLMCGLFAEVLGQERVAPDADFFVLGGHSLKANRLINRIRRVFGVTLRVGDVFDAPTAAALTARLGAAATGRPVLTPTERPGQVPLSAAQRRLWFVSQLDAEDTSYNTAYTLRLTGSLDRAALRAALDDLTARHEILRTVYRESDGEPRQVVLDDAPVLLSADTVTEAELPELLTAASRHRFDLAARPPLHTVLFTTGEDSHVLLIVVHHIAADGGSLGPLATDLSTAYAARLSGRGPDWQPLPVQYADYTLWQHTHDSGESDLAYWEERLAGLPDVLDLPTDRPRPAVAGTSGGRVAFTLDAGLRRGLDSLARRTGTTLFMTVQAGIAALLTRLGAGTDIPLGTAAAGRDDEALDDVIGCFVNTVCLRTDTSGDPSFRTLLARVRAGSLGDFAHQELPLDRLVEHLNPVRSLAYHPLFQTMLTFQGGDRAELSLPGLTAELGTVDRQSAKVDLSFLFEETAPKGAAPGGLAGTLEYSAALFDARSAEDIAARLVRLLTAAADRPDLPIGALPVLGAAERDRLIDGWNDTAHPVDEATLPDLFEAQAARTPDAVAVEHGQTSLTYRELDARADGIARELARLGAGPERFVAVALPRGTDLVAALIAVGKAGGAYLPLDLGHPADRIAFMLDEVDPVAVITITELSGQLPPQYPRMVIDDARTATRLNAPATDAGIIRRAAPSNTAFVIYTSGSTGRPKGVMVEHRSLNVYLAWTRQAYDSVSDRSLVHSPVSFDLTVTGLFAPLTSGGTVQLAELDGSARPDAIREAPAFVKATPSHLPLLMEIDDRYSPTRQLVLGGESLMGEVLDAWRARHPDATVINEYGPTETTVGCTEYRIAPGDPVPSGVVTIGTPIWNTRMYVLDRRLQPVPAGVPGELYIAGALVTRGYHARPGLTAGRFVADPFGPPGARMYRSGDLARRNRAGLLEFIGRVDHQVKVRGFRIELGEIESLLGAHQDVRQAAVVVREDRPGDKRIVAYAVPAGPGADPAAIRAYAAEHLPDYMVPAAVVLLDAFPTTANRKLDRDALPAPATPQAGTGGTAPRTAREEILCGLFAEVLGIERTGTDADFFALGGHSLLATRLISRIRTVFGVKVSLRTLFETPTPGGMAARLDHADTAPDGPRPGTRPERLPLSHAQQRLWFLNRLDDAGSTYNVPLGLHLDGPLDVAALGAALADLTARHETLRTRYPESGGEPHQQILPPEEGVPHLDVVGCDTERLPAALEAAARYRFALDRDLPLRTTLFRLAPERHVLLVLIHHIAADGWSTRPLLRDLSQAYTARIGRQPPQWAPLPVQYADYALWQRGTLGDGNDPATPLARQCAYWTEQLAGLPDVLELPLDRVRPAVADHRGEQIRFRLGTGAHRALTALTRATGTTVFMAMQAALATVLTRLGAGTDLPIGTAVAGRADEALDDVVGFFVNTLVLRTDTAGDPGFRTLLDRVRETDLAAFAHQDVPFERLVEAVNPARSLAYHPLFQVMLVLQDHTAAPELPGLTARAEDLSAGAAKFDLTFSVEEHEDCVTGALGYAVDLFDRSTAQFFADALVRVLEAAVADPDLPISDLPILPAGERDLVLNGWNTTATPLPDGSLPALFEAQVARTPAAPAVRLGADTLSYEGLNRRANRIAHRLIAAGAGPETRVVLFQDRSFDAVATVLGVLKAGAMYVPLDTRYPADRIRTILDQAAASHIVIDRGHPAAPKLPDGTTVLHLDSTEAGPDHDPGLPIHPGRLAYAMFTSGSSGVPKGVAVTHADVAALAADRSFAGGGHARVLLHSPLAFDATTYEMWVPLLSGGEIVIAPPGRTDIDTLTALLTGGTVTAAFFTTALFNVLAEAEDNPLGALREVWTGGEAGSAAAFRHAVEACPRTRIVHVYGPTESTTYATRHQVRRPYDYEGTPPIGGPMDNTAAYVLDGRLHPVAPGVPGELYLAGAGLARGYVGRPGLTSGRFVACPFGGPGERMYRTGDVVRWGADGQLEFVGRADSQVKIRGLRIELSEIEAELNRSAQVLHSAVVVREDRPGDKRIVAYVVAGPGFDAAAVKAAAGVRLPEYMVPSEFVTLEELPLTPNGKLDREALPVPQETTERTGRAPQTAQEEILCALFAELLGLETVGADENFFELGGHSLLATRLISRIRTVFDAELAIRALFENPTAEALAGVLAGAAKARPKLRPMKRTEETS, encoded by the coding sequence GTGGCACGGCTCGGTGGACAGGCCCGGCGAACGCCGGACCGAATGGCGGTGACCGGCGCCGGAATCTCGTGGAGCTACCGGGAGTTCGACCGTTCGACGGACCGCCTCGCCGACCGGCTGCGGGCTCTGGAGGTGACCGGGGGCGACACCGTCGCGGTGTACGCACGGCGCACCCCGCACCTGGCGCTGGCGCTGCTCGGCATCGCGAAGAGCGGCGCCGCCTTCACCGTGCTGGACGCCGCCCACCCGCGGGAGCGGCTGAGCCGGTACGCGGCTCTGGCCCGCCCCCGCGCCTGGATCGCCTGTGACGGGGACGGCGTCCCCGAGGACCTCGCGGCCGGTGTTCCGGTGCTGAACGCCGACGACTGCGTGCAGGACGACGCCGGGACCGCCCCGGGACCGCGGCCGCCCCTGACGGGTGCCGGCCCTGCCTATCTGGCCTTCACCTCGGGCACCACCGGCGAACCCCGCGCCGTCCTCGGGGACTGGGCACCGCTCGAACACTTCCTCGACTGGTACACCTCACGCTTCGACCTGGGCGAGGACGACCGCTTCGCGGCGCTGTCCGGCCTCGGCCACGACCCCCTGCTGCGCGACGTGTTCGCCCCGTTGTGGGCCGGGGCGGCCCTCGTGTTCCCCGAGAGCGAGGTACGAGAAGCGGGCCGGATCGCCCACTGGCTGGGCCGCGCGGGCATCACCGTCGCCCACCTCACCCCCGGCCTGGGCGACGTGCTGGCCGACGAGGCGCCCGAGGGCGGGTGGCCCGCGCTCAGGCTCGCCGGGTTCGGCGGTGAGGCACTCGGCTGGACCACCGCCGACACCTGGGCGGCCCTCGCACCGAACGCCCGCGTCCTCAACATGTACGGCACCACCGAGACCCCGCAGGCCGTATCCGTCCTGGTCGCCCGCGAGCCCGGCCGTGCCCCGGCCGCATCGGCACGCCACGGCGCCCTCGTGCCCCTCGGCCCCGGCATCGACGGCGTACGGCTGCGCAGGAGCCCCGACGGCGAACTGACCGTCCACACCCCGTACCTGGCTCGGTACGCCGACGACAGCGATCCCGCGGGCTTCGCCGGTGCGTACGGCACGGGAGACCTGGTGCGGGCCCTGCCGGACGGGACGTTCGGGTACGAAGGGCGACGCGACGACCAGGTCAAGATCCTCGGCTTCCGGGTGGAGCCCGCGGAGATCGAGTCCGTCCTCCTGCGCGCGCCCGGCGTGGCCCGCGCCGCCGCCGTCGTACGGGACGGTGCCGTCACCGGCTACGTGGTCCCGGTCCGGGACGCGGACCTCGTCCCCGACACCGTCGTCCGGTTCGCCGCGGCGCACCTGCCCCCGTACAGCGCGCCCGCCCGGGTGCTGGTCCTGAACGCCCTGCCCATGACCGGAAACAACAAGATCGACCGGGCGGCGCTGCCCGTACCGTCCGGGGGCGACGGGACGGGCCGCGCGCCCCGGACCGTGCGCGAGGACCTCATGTGCGGTCTCTTCGCCGAGGTGCTCGGGCAGGAACGGGTCGCCCCTGACGCCGACTTCTTCGTCCTGGGCGGCCACTCCCTGAAGGCGAACCGCCTCATCAACCGCATCCGCCGGGTCTTCGGCGTGACCCTCCGGGTCGGCGACGTCTTCGACGCCCCCACCGCCGCCGCGCTCACCGCCCGCCTCGGCGCGGCGGCCACGGGCCGGCCCGTGCTCACCCCCACGGAGCGGCCCGGTCAGGTGCCGCTCTCCGCCGCCCAGCGCAGGCTCTGGTTCGTGTCCCAGCTCGACGCCGAGGACACCTCGTACAACACCGCGTACACGCTCCGGCTGACCGGCTCCCTCGACCGGGCCGCGCTGCGGGCCGCGCTCGACGACCTCACCGCACGGCACGAGATCCTGCGTACCGTCTACCGGGAGTCCGACGGCGAGCCCCGGCAGGTCGTCCTCGATGACGCGCCGGTCCTGCTCTCCGCCGACACGGTCACCGAGGCCGAACTCCCCGAGCTGCTCACCGCCGCCTCCCGGCACCGCTTCGACCTGGCCGCACGGCCGCCGCTCCACACCGTCCTGTTCACGACGGGCGAGGACAGCCACGTCCTGCTGATCGTCGTGCACCACATCGCGGCGGACGGCGGCTCACTCGGCCCGCTCGCCACGGATCTGTCGACCGCCTACGCGGCCCGTCTGTCCGGCAGAGGCCCCGACTGGCAGCCCCTGCCGGTCCAGTACGCCGACTACACCCTGTGGCAGCACACCCACGACAGCGGCGAGAGCGATCTCGCCTACTGGGAGGAGCGCCTCGCCGGTCTGCCCGACGTGCTGGACCTCCCCACCGACCGCCCCCGCCCCGCCGTCGCCGGCACCAGCGGCGGCAGGGTCGCGTTCACCCTCGACGCCGGGCTGCGCCGCGGGCTCGACTCGCTCGCCCGGCGTACCGGCACGACTCTGTTCATGACCGTCCAGGCCGGCATCGCGGCCCTCCTCACCCGGCTGGGCGCGGGCACCGACATCCCCCTCGGCACAGCCGCCGCGGGACGGGACGACGAGGCGCTCGACGACGTCATCGGCTGCTTCGTCAACACCGTGTGCCTGCGCACCGACACTTCGGGCGACCCCTCCTTCCGCACCCTCCTGGCCCGCGTCAGAGCGGGATCGCTGGGCGACTTCGCCCACCAGGAACTGCCCCTGGACCGGCTGGTCGAGCACCTCAACCCGGTGCGCTCGCTCGCGTACCACCCGCTGTTCCAGACCATGCTGACCTTCCAGGGCGGCGACCGCGCCGAACTTTCCCTCCCGGGCCTCACCGCCGAACTCGGCACCGTCGACCGGCAGTCCGCGAAGGTGGACCTCTCGTTCCTGTTCGAGGAGACCGCGCCGAAGGGTGCCGCCCCGGGTGGCCTCGCGGGCACTCTCGAGTACTCCGCCGCACTCTTCGACGCGCGGAGCGCCGAGGACATCGCCGCCCGCCTGGTTCGGCTGCTGACCGCCGCCGCCGACCGCCCCGACCTGCCGATCGGCGCGCTCCCCGTCCTCGGCGCGGCCGAACGCGACCGGCTGATCGATGGATGGAACGACACCGCGCACCCGGTGGACGAAGCGACCCTGCCGGACCTCTTCGAAGCGCAGGCGGCCCGCACTCCGGACGCCGTCGCCGTCGAGCACGGGCAGACGTCCCTCACCTACCGCGAGCTCGACGCGCGGGCCGACGGGATCGCCCGCGAACTGGCCCGGCTCGGTGCGGGCCCCGAGCGCTTCGTCGCCGTCGCACTGCCCCGGGGCACCGATCTCGTGGCCGCGCTCATCGCCGTCGGCAAGGCGGGCGGCGCCTATCTGCCGCTCGACCTCGGCCACCCGGCCGACCGCATCGCGTTCATGCTCGACGAGGTCGACCCGGTCGCCGTCATCACCATCACCGAACTCTCCGGCCAACTGCCCCCGCAGTACCCCCGGATGGTGATCGACGACGCCCGCACGGCGACACGTCTCAACGCTCCCGCGACGGACGCGGGGATCATCCGCCGCGCCGCGCCGTCCAACACCGCCTTCGTCATCTACACCTCCGGCTCCACCGGCCGCCCCAAGGGCGTCATGGTCGAGCACCGCTCCCTGAACGTCTACCTCGCGTGGACCCGCCAGGCGTACGACAGCGTGAGCGACCGGTCCCTGGTCCACTCACCGGTCTCCTTCGACCTCACCGTCACCGGCCTGTTCGCCCCGCTCACCTCGGGCGGCACCGTCCAGCTGGCCGAGCTCGACGGCTCCGCACGGCCCGACGCGATCCGCGAGGCCCCCGCCTTCGTCAAGGCCACCCCCAGCCACCTGCCGCTCCTGATGGAGATCGACGACAGGTACTCGCCGACCCGTCAGCTCGTCCTCGGCGGCGAGTCACTCATGGGCGAGGTGCTCGACGCCTGGCGCGCCCGGCACCCCGACGCGACGGTGATCAACGAGTACGGGCCCACCGAGACCACGGTCGGCTGCACCGAGTACCGCATCGCTCCCGGCGACCCGGTCCCCTCCGGTGTCGTCACCATCGGCACGCCCATCTGGAACACCCGGATGTACGTGCTCGACCGCCGGCTGCAACCCGTGCCGGCCGGAGTCCCCGGCGAGCTCTACATCGCCGGAGCGCTGGTCACCCGCGGCTACCACGCCCGCCCCGGCCTCACCGCGGGCCGCTTCGTCGCCGACCCCTTCGGCCCGCCCGGGGCCCGCATGTACCGCTCCGGCGACCTGGCCCGCCGCAACCGGGCCGGGCTCCTCGAGTTCATCGGCCGCGTCGACCACCAGGTCAAGGTGCGCGGCTTCCGGATCGAGCTGGGCGAGATCGAGTCCCTGCTCGGCGCACACCAGGACGTCCGGCAGGCCGCAGTGGTCGTCCGGGAGGACCGGCCCGGTGACAAACGGATCGTGGCCTACGCGGTTCCGGCCGGCCCCGGTGCCGACCCCGCCGCCATCCGCGCGTACGCGGCCGAGCACCTGCCCGACTACATGGTCCCGGCCGCCGTGGTGCTGCTCGACGCCTTCCCCACCACCGCCAACCGGAAGCTGGACCGCGATGCCCTGCCCGCCCCCGCGACCCCGCAGGCGGGCACCGGCGGCACCGCCCCCCGCACCGCCCGCGAGGAGATACTCTGCGGCCTCTTCGCCGAGGTCCTGGGCATCGAGCGCACCGGGACCGACGCCGACTTCTTCGCCCTGGGCGGGCACTCCCTGCTCGCCACCCGGCTGATCAGCCGGATCCGTACGGTGTTCGGCGTCAAGGTCTCGCTGCGCACCCTCTTCGAGACACCGACCCCGGGCGGCATGGCGGCCCGCCTCGACCACGCCGACACCGCCCCGGACGGACCACGACCGGGGACGCGCCCCGAGCGGCTCCCGCTCTCCCACGCCCAGCAGCGGCTGTGGTTCCTGAACCGGCTCGACGACGCCGGCTCCACCTACAACGTGCCCCTGGGCCTCCACCTCGACGGCCCCCTGGACGTGGCCGCGCTCGGCGCCGCCCTCGCCGACCTCACCGCCCGGCACGAAACGCTGCGCACCCGCTACCCGGAGAGCGGCGGAGAGCCCCATCAGCAGATCCTGCCGCCCGAGGAGGGCGTGCCGCACCTCGACGTCGTCGGATGCGACACCGAGCGGCTGCCCGCCGCCCTGGAGGCTGCGGCCCGGTACCGGTTCGCCCTCGACCGCGACCTCCCCCTCAGGACCACTCTGTTCAGGCTCGCCCCCGAACGCCACGTCCTTCTCGTCCTGATCCACCACATCGCCGCCGACGGCTGGTCCACCCGGCCGCTGCTCCGCGACCTGTCCCAGGCGTACACGGCCCGGATCGGCCGGCAGCCCCCGCAGTGGGCGCCGCTGCCCGTCCAGTACGCCGACTACGCGCTCTGGCAGCGCGGCACCCTCGGCGACGGCAACGACCCCGCTACCCCGCTCGCCCGGCAGTGCGCCTACTGGACCGAGCAGCTGGCGGGCCTGCCCGACGTGCTCGAACTGCCGCTGGACCGGGTCCGTCCCGCGGTGGCGGACCACCGGGGCGAGCAGATCCGCTTCCGGCTCGGCACCGGGGCCCACCGGGCCCTGACCGCGCTCACCCGCGCCACCGGCACCACCGTCTTCATGGCGATGCAGGCGGCCCTCGCGACGGTCCTGACCCGGCTGGGAGCGGGCACGGACCTGCCCATCGGCACCGCCGTCGCCGGCCGCGCGGACGAAGCACTCGACGACGTCGTCGGATTCTTCGTCAACACCCTGGTGCTGCGCACCGACACCGCGGGCGACCCCGGCTTCCGCACCCTGCTCGACCGGGTCCGCGAGACGGACCTCGCAGCGTTCGCGCACCAGGACGTGCCCTTCGAGCGGCTGGTCGAGGCGGTCAACCCCGCACGCTCTCTCGCCTACCACCCGCTCTTCCAGGTCATGCTCGTCCTCCAGGACCACACGGCGGCCCCCGAACTGCCCGGACTCACGGCCCGCGCGGAGGATCTCAGCGCCGGCGCCGCGAAGTTCGACCTCACCTTCAGCGTCGAGGAGCACGAGGACTGCGTCACCGGCGCCCTCGGCTACGCGGTCGATCTCTTCGACCGCTCCACCGCACAGTTCTTCGCCGACGCCCTGGTGCGCGTCCTCGAAGCCGCCGTCGCCGATCCCGACCTGCCGATCAGCGACCTGCCGATCCTGCCGGCGGGCGAACGCGACCTGGTGCTGAACGGCTGGAACACCACCGCCACCCCCCTGCCGGACGGCTCGCTGCCCGCGCTCTTCGAGGCACAGGTGGCGCGGACCCCCGCCGCCCCCGCCGTCCGGCTCGGCGCGGACACCCTCTCGTACGAGGGGCTCAACCGGCGCGCCAACCGCATCGCCCACCGCCTCATCGCGGCGGGAGCGGGACCGGAGACCCGGGTCGTGCTCTTCCAGGACCGGTCCTTCGACGCGGTCGCCACGGTCCTCGGCGTCCTCAAGGCCGGCGCGATGTACGTCCCCCTCGACACCCGCTACCCCGCCGACCGCATCCGCACGATCCTCGACCAGGCAGCCGCCTCCCACATCGTCATCGACCGCGGACACCCGGCGGCGCCGAAACTGCCCGACGGAACGACGGTCCTCCACCTCGACAGCACGGAGGCCGGGCCGGACCACGACCCGGGGCTCCCGATCCACCCCGGCCGGCTCGCCTACGCCATGTTCACCTCCGGCTCCTCCGGCGTCCCCAAGGGCGTCGCCGTCACCCACGCCGATGTGGCGGCACTCGCCGCGGACCGTTCCTTCGCCGGCGGCGGCCACGCCCGCGTCCTGCTCCACTCGCCCCTCGCCTTCGACGCCACCACCTACGAGATGTGGGTGCCGCTGCTGAGCGGCGGCGAGATCGTCATCGCCCCGCCCGGCCGAACCGACATCGACACCCTCACGGCGCTGCTCACCGGCGGGACCGTCACGGCGGCGTTCTTCACGACCGCGCTGTTCAACGTCCTCGCCGAGGCCGAGGACAACCCCCTCGGCGCCCTGCGCGAGGTGTGGACGGGTGGCGAGGCGGGATCGGCGGCGGCGTTCCGCCACGCCGTCGAAGCGTGCCCGCGCACCCGGATCGTGCACGTCTACGGGCCCACCGAGTCCACCACGTACGCCACCCGGCACCAGGTGCGCCGCCCGTACGACTATGAGGGGACGCCGCCGATCGGCGGACCCATGGACAACACCGCGGCCTATGTACTCGACGGCCGGCTGCACCCCGTGGCCCCAGGCGTCCCCGGCGAGCTCTACCTCGCAGGTGCCGGTCTCGCCCGCGGATACGTGGGCCGGCCGGGCCTGACGTCCGGACGGTTCGTGGCGTGTCCCTTCGGTGGTCCGGGGGAGCGGATGTACCGGACCGGGGATGTGGTGCGGTGGGGCGCAGACGGTCAGCTGGAGTTCGTCGGCCGCGCCGACAGCCAGGTGAAGATTCGCGGACTGCGCATCGAACTCAGCGAGATCGAAGCCGAGCTGAACCGCAGCGCCCAGGTGCTGCACAGCGCCGTCGTGGTCCGCGAGGACCGGCCGGGCGACAAGCGGATCGTCGCCTATGTGGTGGCGGGTCCCGGCTTCGACGCGGCGGCCGTGAAGGCCGCCGCCGGAGTCCGGCTGCCGGAGTACATGGTGCCGTCCGAGTTCGTGACGCTGGAGGAGCTGCCGCTCACCCCCAACGGCAAGCTGGACCGCGAGGCCCTCCCGGTGCCGCAGGAGACCACCGAACGGACGGGCCGCGCCCCGCAGACCGCGCAGGAGGAGATCCTCTGCGCCCTGTTCGCCGAACTCCTCGGCCTGGAGACCGTGGGGGCCGACGAGAACTTCTTCGAGCTGGGTGGCCACTCGCTGCTCGCCACCCGGCTCATCAGCCGGATCCGCACGGTGTTCGACGCCGAACTCGCGATCCGCGCCCTGTTCGAGAACCCGACGGCCGAAGCCCTCGCAGGCGTACTGGCCGGCGCCGCAAAGGCACGGCCCAAGCTGCGGCCGATGAAGAGGACCGAGGAGACGTCATGA
- a CDS encoding ABC transporter permease, translating into MSVAIPTAGVPGVQEAVRHSLAICRRNLRKVLSSPGQVLDATLMPVIFALIFVYVFGGAISGSSGAYRQYVMPGIMALTTTIASRTSGTSLNVDFTTGVMDRFRSLPMARSAVLTGRILADTIRMLVSLLTVFGFALLIGFRVHTGPLQALAAIGLILLYGIALAWLHALIGLTARTIETVQSVGMLAMVPLQFGSSIFAAPGTMPGWLGFLVEHNPMTSVVDAARNLMVGGPVAGHVLTALAWSIGMMAVLVPLSVRQYRNRK; encoded by the coding sequence ATGAGCGTGGCGATACCCACGGCCGGGGTCCCCGGCGTGCAGGAGGCCGTGCGCCATTCCCTGGCCATCTGCCGGCGCAATCTGCGCAAGGTGCTCAGCAGCCCGGGGCAGGTGCTCGACGCCACGCTGATGCCGGTGATCTTCGCCCTGATCTTCGTGTACGTCTTCGGCGGCGCGATCTCCGGCAGCAGCGGCGCCTACCGGCAGTACGTGATGCCCGGCATCATGGCGCTGACCACGACCATCGCGTCCCGGACCTCGGGCACCAGCCTGAACGTGGACTTCACGACCGGTGTGATGGACCGGTTCCGCTCCCTGCCGATGGCCCGCTCCGCGGTGCTGACGGGCCGGATCCTCGCGGACACGATCCGCATGCTGGTCAGCCTGCTGACGGTGTTCGGCTTCGCGCTCCTGATCGGGTTCAGGGTGCACACCGGGCCACTGCAGGCACTGGCGGCGATCGGGCTGATCCTGCTGTACGGGATCGCCCTGGCCTGGCTGCACGCCCTGATCGGGCTGACCGCCCGCACCATCGAGACGGTGCAGAGCGTGGGCATGCTGGCCATGGTCCCGCTCCAGTTCGGCAGTTCGATCTTCGCGGCGCCGGGCACCATGCCGGGCTGGCTGGGCTTCCTCGTCGAGCACAATCCGATGACCTCGGTGGTGGACGCCGCCCGCAACCTCATGGTGGGCGGGCCGGTGGCGGGCCACGTGCTGACCGCCCTGGCCTGGAGCATCGGCATGATGGCCGTCCTCGTCCCGCTCTCCGTCCGCCAGTACCGGAACCGGAAGTGA
- a CDS encoding ATP-binding cassette domain-containing protein, with amino-acid sequence MTITPPAIRTEDLVKNFGDTPAVRGVSLEVPTGTVLGLLGPNGAGKTTIVRMLSTLVKPDGGRALVHGYDTAKQSREVRSLIGMTGQYAAVDEDISGWENLYLIGRLLNMGRKEARSCAGSMLERFRLTDAAHRPVAGYSGGMRRRLDLAASLMGEPRVLFLDEPTTGLDPHSRNELWEEVRSLKRNGATVLLTTQYMEEAEALADAIVVIDHGRIIASGTSAELRERIGGPVLRITPERPADLTAVRTALIASGLRPSVGDQDTDRVSLPLSAGGHELTSAIRVLGEAGLPLAGVDTHVPSLDEVFLTLTGTGGAGSPSGGPATNDELTRSAA; translated from the coding sequence ATGACAATCACGCCCCCTGCGATACGGACAGAAGATCTCGTCAAGAACTTCGGGGACACTCCCGCCGTGCGGGGTGTGAGCCTTGAGGTTCCGACCGGCACGGTCCTTGGTCTGCTGGGCCCCAACGGGGCCGGCAAGACCACCATCGTCCGGATGCTGTCCACGCTCGTGAAGCCGGACGGAGGCCGCGCCCTCGTGCACGGCTACGACACGGCCAAGCAGTCCCGTGAGGTGCGCTCGCTGATCGGCATGACCGGTCAGTACGCGGCCGTGGACGAGGACATCTCCGGCTGGGAGAACCTGTATCTCATCGGCCGCCTGCTCAACATGGGCCGCAAGGAAGCCCGGTCCTGCGCCGGCTCCATGCTCGAGAGGTTCCGTCTCACCGACGCCGCGCACCGCCCGGTCGCCGGCTACTCCGGTGGGATGCGCCGCCGCCTCGACCTCGCCGCCTCCCTGATGGGCGAGCCCCGGGTGCTCTTCCTCGACGAGCCCACCACCGGCCTCGACCCCCACAGCCGCAACGAGCTGTGGGAAGAGGTACGGAGCCTCAAGAGGAACGGCGCCACCGTGCTCCTGACCACGCAGTACATGGAGGAGGCCGAGGCACTCGCCGACGCGATCGTGGTCATCGACCACGGCCGGATCATCGCCTCGGGCACCAGCGCCGAGCTGCGCGAGCGGATCGGCGGCCCGGTGCTGCGGATCACCCCGGAGCGGCCCGCCGACCTCACCGCCGTCCGCACCGCGCTGATCGCGTCGGGGCTGCGCCCCTCCGTCGGCGACCAGGACACCGACCGGGTCTCCCTGCCGCTGAGTGCCGGCGGACACGAGCTGACGTCCGCGATCCGGGTACTCGGCGAGGCCGGCCTCCCGCTGGCCGGGGTCGACACCCACGTACCGAGTCTGGACGAGGTGTTCCTGACCCTCACCGGGACCGGTGGGGCGGGTTCGCCGTCCGGCGGCCCCGCCACGAACGACGAACTGACGAGGAGTGCGGCATGA